In Arthrobacter sp. B3I9, the following are encoded in one genomic region:
- a CDS encoding D-2-hydroxyacid dehydrogenase, producing MSNSEKKLRVVASTPISETLIQHIISLEPRIDFVRDQELLPPMRYPGDHAGDPAFLRTPEQQDRFDALVHSAEVLYGVPDEKPATLKRAVEANANLRWVHTMPAGGGAQVRAASLSQDQLDQVAFTTSAGVHAEPLAEYAIFGLLAGAKSLPRLLAQQQKREWSGRWTMGLISEQRILIVGLGSIGRAVARKLNALGAHVIGTSRHDAAVDKVDELVRTEALTEVVKNVDGIVVTLPGTSSTEGMVSAEVLRNVKPGATLVSIGRGTVIDETALTAALEDGRIGFAALDVFANEPLPPESPLWSSPNVLISPHTAALNAAEDRLIAELFAENAGRFLDGRPLINRVDTVEFY from the coding sequence GTGAGCAATTCAGAAAAAAAACTTCGAGTGGTAGCTTCGACTCCGATCAGCGAGACTCTCATTCAGCACATCATTTCGCTCGAACCCCGGATCGACTTCGTGCGGGACCAAGAACTGCTTCCGCCGATGCGTTATCCGGGCGACCACGCTGGGGATCCGGCCTTCCTGCGCACGCCGGAGCAGCAAGACCGGTTCGATGCCCTCGTCCACTCGGCCGAGGTTCTGTACGGGGTGCCTGATGAAAAGCCGGCCACGCTGAAGCGCGCCGTAGAAGCAAATGCGAACCTCCGCTGGGTTCACACCATGCCTGCCGGAGGCGGCGCCCAGGTCCGTGCGGCGAGCCTAAGCCAGGACCAGCTGGACCAGGTAGCGTTCACCACTTCGGCAGGGGTGCATGCTGAACCACTGGCAGAATATGCGATCTTCGGCCTGCTTGCAGGAGCAAAAAGCCTCCCCCGGTTGCTGGCACAGCAGCAGAAGCGAGAATGGTCCGGGCGCTGGACCATGGGTCTTATCAGCGAACAGCGCATATTAATTGTTGGCCTAGGCAGCATCGGCCGGGCCGTCGCTCGAAAGCTTAACGCCCTCGGCGCTCATGTCATCGGCACGAGCAGGCACGATGCTGCCGTGGACAAAGTGGACGAACTGGTCCGCACAGAGGCGCTTACCGAGGTCGTAAAGAATGTCGACGGCATAGTCGTGACACTGCCCGGCACAAGCTCTACGGAAGGTATGGTCAGCGCTGAGGTTCTAAGAAACGTCAAACCCGGTGCCACGCTGGTGAGTATTGGTCGTGGGACGGTGATTGATGAGACAGCCCTGACAGCTGCACTGGAGGATGGTCGGATCGGATTCGCCGCCCTTGATGTGTTCGCCAATGAACCGCTGCCGCCTGAGAGCCCGCTGTGGTCTTCGCCCAACGTGCTGATCAGCCCGCACACCGCCGCGCTCAATGCCGCCGAGGACCGGCTGATCGCCGAACTGTTCGCAGAGAACGCTGGCCGGTTCCTCGATGGCAGGCCCCTGATCAACAGGGTTGACACCGTCGAGTTCTACTAA
- a CDS encoding MFS transporter, with amino-acid sequence MSTHVSTTAPIRPKGLRNNFRWFVIGMCSVSFFINYLDRTVLGVALPFIRQDLHIPDALSGLLLGAFFASYALTQMPVGRLFDRWAVRPLFAGGAVLWGLVTMAISLSTNSVHLLITRFLLGLGESVNYPGAVKVTSKWFPVEERVFATSVWDNGSRFGSALSLPIVTGLIALVGWRGTFVVAGALAVLWAIGFWFLYRDPGHGRGSAAELEYIRAGGARVDDAPSGAPSIPWRQLFRYRTVWAMILGFFCLNYVIYFFITWFPSYLVQARGFDILQLGVFGMIPGLVAVLGSFAGGWTSDYLLRKGWPAGRARKLCLVGGMLGSSVIIFAAFADSAVSALVLLSISYGAVAFAGCNVASLPADVAPDAGQVSSLAGIQNAFANVAGFIGPALTGLLLTISGGSYVVPLVISGCVAIAGALIYAFMIGKIEPLEIKSQTREKALAGAL; translated from the coding sequence TTGTCCACGCACGTTTCAACAACCGCACCAATAAGGCCCAAGGGCCTGCGCAACAACTTCCGGTGGTTCGTTATCGGCATGTGCTCGGTATCGTTCTTCATCAACTACCTGGATAGGACGGTTCTGGGGGTTGCGCTGCCTTTCATCCGGCAGGACCTTCATATCCCTGATGCCTTGTCCGGGTTGCTTCTGGGTGCGTTCTTTGCCAGTTATGCCTTGACGCAGATGCCCGTGGGCCGGCTTTTCGACCGGTGGGCTGTCCGTCCGCTCTTCGCCGGGGGCGCCGTGCTCTGGGGCCTCGTCACCATGGCCATCTCGTTGTCCACGAATTCGGTTCACCTGCTCATCACCCGCTTCCTTCTTGGCCTAGGTGAGTCGGTCAACTACCCGGGCGCTGTCAAAGTGACGTCGAAGTGGTTCCCGGTGGAGGAAAGAGTTTTTGCCACCAGCGTGTGGGACAACGGATCTCGATTCGGTTCAGCACTTTCCCTTCCCATCGTCACAGGTCTTATTGCCCTTGTCGGTTGGCGCGGTACCTTCGTGGTGGCGGGAGCGCTGGCGGTGCTTTGGGCCATCGGGTTCTGGTTCCTTTACCGGGATCCGGGGCATGGGCGCGGCTCAGCAGCGGAATTGGAATACATTCGGGCCGGCGGCGCCCGCGTCGATGACGCGCCGTCCGGCGCCCCCTCGATCCCGTGGCGCCAGCTGTTCCGCTACAGGACCGTTTGGGCCATGATCCTCGGCTTTTTCTGCCTCAATTACGTTATCTACTTCTTCATTACCTGGTTCCCGAGCTACCTGGTGCAGGCCCGTGGTTTCGATATCCTCCAGCTCGGCGTATTCGGAATGATTCCGGGGCTGGTTGCCGTCCTAGGCAGTTTCGCCGGTGGCTGGACTTCGGATTACCTCCTTCGCAAGGGCTGGCCTGCGGGTAGGGCACGGAAGCTCTGCCTGGTAGGAGGCATGCTCGGCTCCTCGGTTATCATTTTTGCCGCCTTCGCCGACAGCGCTGTCTCAGCCCTGGTGCTTCTCTCCATCTCCTACGGTGCGGTTGCCTTCGCCGGGTGCAACGTGGCGAGCCTGCCCGCTGATGTTGCCCCTGACGCAGGTCAGGTCTCTTCTCTCGCCGGTATCCAGAACGCTTTCGCTAATGTTGCGGGCTTCATCGGCCCTGCGCTGACCGGCCTGCTGCTGACTATCTCCGGCGGATCGTACGTCGTACCCCTGGTCATATCCGGATGTGTGGCCATCGCAGGGGCACTCATCTATGCCTTCATGATCGGAAAAATCGAGCCGTTGGAGATTAAAAGCCAGACTCGGGAGAAGGCCTTGGCGGGTGCCCTATGA
- a CDS encoding bifunctional 4-hydroxy-2-oxoglutarate aldolase/2-dehydro-3-deoxy-phosphogluconate aldolase: MDRLLLPERSREGRIIAVLRAPDATQYAPVIRALIAGGIPSVELTLTTPGTFEHFGELLSEFGDDIDLGIGTVTRVEQVEAAALAGASYIVTPVTDHYVLKAAAAASLPILPGGLTPTELHAGWVQGAAAVKIFPAATVGPGYLAQIRGPFPDLMAIPSGGVDLAAAEEWLRAGAAAVSIGGPLTGDAFKGGNLKELTDRARGYVAAEAKARLQ, from the coding sequence ATGGACCGATTGCTTTTGCCTGAACGAAGCCGCGAGGGTCGTATCATCGCGGTCCTGCGGGCTCCTGACGCCACCCAGTACGCCCCCGTGATCCGGGCACTGATAGCAGGAGGAATTCCCAGCGTCGAGCTGACCCTGACCACCCCCGGAACCTTCGAGCACTTCGGCGAACTGCTTTCCGAATTCGGGGATGACATCGATCTCGGGATCGGCACTGTCACGCGAGTCGAACAGGTCGAAGCGGCAGCCCTGGCGGGGGCCTCCTATATCGTGACGCCCGTCACCGACCACTATGTGCTGAAAGCGGCCGCTGCTGCGAGCCTGCCGATTCTCCCGGGAGGACTGACGCCGACCGAACTTCACGCCGGATGGGTTCAGGGAGCCGCGGCAGTAAAGATATTTCCCGCGGCCACCGTCGGACCGGGATATCTGGCCCAGATCAGGGGCCCGTTCCCTGACCTGATGGCCATCCCCTCAGGGGGCGTCGACCTCGCCGCCGCCGAGGAATGGCTCCGGGCGGGCGCGGCGGCGGTCAGCATTGGTGGCCCCCTCACGGGCGATGCCTTCAAGGGCGGGAACCTGAAGGAACTGACCGACAGGGCGCGCGGCTACGTGGCTGCCGAGGCGAAAGCACGCCTTCAGTGA
- a CDS encoding sugar kinase: MTVQEASRVVTFGETMALMRSQEPGPIAHAGSLRLGIGGAESNVAIGLVRAGVAVTWAGRTGDDSFGELVRREIRAEGVHVHVTIDPNAPTGLMVKERRTAEQTRVQYYRDRSAGSRLEAKDLPHDHIRSAEILHLSGITPALSDTAREAAWSAVQTAKAAGTLISFDVNYRSGLWSPDEAAASLGPFINESDLVFAGPDEAAIVVGGRSTEEAQLEALSGEGQRTAVLKLGALGALATANGRTFRCAANPVQPLDTVGAGDAFVAGYLAATLSGADIPAALRRGNAHGAYACLAAGDWEGSPRNDEWKTFEQHGLDPVTR, encoded by the coding sequence GTGACGGTACAGGAAGCCTCCAGGGTAGTTACCTTCGGCGAAACCATGGCCCTCATGCGCTCACAGGAGCCCGGGCCCATCGCGCACGCCGGCTCCCTGCGGTTGGGCATCGGTGGAGCCGAGAGTAACGTCGCCATCGGTCTGGTGCGAGCCGGCGTGGCCGTGACGTGGGCCGGAAGAACCGGTGACGACTCCTTCGGCGAGCTTGTCCGCCGGGAAATTCGGGCCGAGGGCGTCCACGTTCACGTGACCATCGACCCGAATGCACCAACTGGCCTGATGGTCAAAGAGCGCCGCACAGCGGAACAGACACGGGTGCAGTATTACCGCGATAGGTCAGCAGGGTCCCGCTTGGAGGCCAAGGATCTGCCGCACGACCACATACGGAGCGCAGAGATCCTCCACCTGTCCGGAATCACCCCCGCACTCTCTGATACGGCGAGGGAGGCGGCGTGGTCGGCCGTCCAAACAGCAAAGGCTGCAGGGACGCTGATTTCCTTCGACGTTAACTACCGGTCCGGCCTTTGGTCACCTGACGAGGCAGCCGCGTCTCTTGGCCCCTTCATTAATGAGTCCGACTTGGTGTTTGCCGGACCTGATGAAGCAGCCATCGTGGTAGGTGGTCGGTCCACCGAGGAAGCCCAGCTCGAGGCATTGTCCGGCGAAGGTCAGCGGACCGCAGTACTCAAATTGGGCGCTCTCGGTGCGTTGGCCACTGCAAACGGCCGAACGTTCAGATGCGCGGCGAACCCCGTACAACCTCTGGACACAGTCGGGGCAGGGGACGCTTTTGTCGCCGGCTACTTGGCCGCCACTTTGTCCGGGGCCGACATTCCTGCCGCACTGCGGCGCGGCAACGCTCACGGCGCGTACGCCTGCCTGGCTGCAGGCGACTGGGAAGGCTCGCCTCGAAACGATGAGTGGAAAACCTTTGAACAACACGGGTTGGATCCCGTGACTCGATAA
- a CDS encoding Ldh family oxidoreductase → MTNSEVRTPRPELQALASKTLQAVGASSAEAELVAASLIDADAKGIHSHGLLRLPLYVESVEAGGIVPQAPLKWVRSAGATAVLDAGSGFGQVGMREALKKARQLVSESGVAVVAVKNSTHYGAGAYWTDQLARDGLIALLVSTTGATVAPYGSAEQLIGTNPLSVSFPTGDRPVTADLATSAGAFGKIVAAAGAGDQIPEGWAVDANGEPTTDAATAVQGALIPFGGHKGSAIAVMVELLAGAGGGGKFAHETVDIWTDRSSQIGTGNLLIVIDPVFVHGTEAPISRASEFRDELRQLRPATGVERVLAPGDPEAIKASSNVDTVGLPQHVDEAIRATASRVGVTI, encoded by the coding sequence ATGACGAATTCAGAAGTAAGAACCCCCCGCCCGGAACTGCAGGCACTTGCCTCAAAGACACTGCAGGCAGTCGGCGCCTCTTCCGCGGAAGCGGAACTTGTCGCCGCTTCACTGATAGACGCAGACGCTAAAGGCATCCACTCCCACGGCCTGCTTCGCCTTCCCCTTTACGTTGAGTCAGTCGAAGCGGGCGGCATCGTTCCGCAGGCACCCCTGAAATGGGTGCGAAGTGCAGGTGCAACCGCGGTCCTGGACGCCGGCTCCGGCTTCGGGCAGGTAGGCATGCGTGAAGCGCTCAAAAAGGCCCGACAATTGGTGAGCGAATCAGGGGTTGCCGTCGTGGCGGTGAAGAACAGCACTCACTACGGCGCCGGTGCCTACTGGACGGACCAGCTGGCCAGGGACGGCCTCATTGCACTGCTGGTCTCCACCACTGGAGCCACAGTGGCCCCCTACGGCAGCGCCGAGCAACTTATCGGAACTAACCCCCTTTCGGTGTCGTTCCCGACCGGCGACCGGCCGGTGACGGCCGACCTGGCAACCAGCGCCGGGGCCTTCGGCAAAATTGTTGCAGCAGCCGGGGCAGGAGACCAGATCCCCGAGGGGTGGGCGGTAGACGCCAACGGTGAGCCGACCACAGACGCGGCCACCGCGGTGCAAGGAGCCCTGATCCCCTTCGGCGGTCACAAGGGTTCGGCCATAGCGGTAATGGTTGAATTGCTCGCCGGTGCCGGCGGCGGGGGAAAGTTCGCGCACGAGACCGTCGACATCTGGACTGACCGAAGCTCGCAGATCGGCACGGGAAACCTGCTTATCGTCATCGATCCGGTGTTTGTGCACGGGACCGAGGCGCCCATTTCCCGCGCTTCTGAGTTCCGTGACGAGTTGCGTCAGCTCCGTCCGGCAACTGGCGTGGAACGGGTCCTCGCCCCCGGGGACCCGGAAGCCATCAAGGCGTCCAGCAACGTTGATACAGTGGGTCTCCCACAACACGTCGACGAAGCCATCCGCGCCACCGCCAGCCGCGTCGGCGTCACAATCTAG
- a CDS encoding IclR family transcriptional regulator — MSDEESPLGSVDKALRVLDLLAEVGSEGLGLADIAQQLALNKATVHRTLAALKFRGYVSQNQRDGAYRLGSHLTTLISQYYRSENLPALMKPSLMELCSATGELVHLGVLDGSSITYIDKVEPDRAIRVWSAVGRTAAVSSTALGRAIVAFSGTDPATLHKYLPDHSTPDFSSRKEAFLNAVSQAQRYGYSLEREENEPGIVCIGFPLIYGGHPSAAISISAPVSRMKASRVPLLAKTVREILALTLPQGFTVPSQIGTKHA, encoded by the coding sequence GTGTCGGATGAGGAATCGCCCCTGGGAAGCGTCGACAAGGCACTCAGGGTGCTGGATCTGCTCGCCGAAGTAGGCTCGGAAGGACTAGGTCTGGCTGATATCGCCCAGCAGCTCGCGCTCAATAAGGCCACCGTCCACAGAACCCTCGCTGCACTGAAGTTCCGAGGCTATGTCTCCCAGAATCAGCGAGACGGCGCGTACCGACTCGGTAGCCACCTGACGACCCTGATCAGCCAGTACTATCGCAGCGAGAACCTTCCCGCGTTGATGAAACCGTCGCTCATGGAACTGTGCTCGGCCACCGGCGAACTTGTACACCTGGGCGTGCTCGACGGGTCCTCCATTACGTACATCGATAAGGTCGAGCCGGACCGCGCGATTCGTGTCTGGTCCGCGGTCGGACGCACGGCCGCAGTATCGTCCACCGCCCTCGGGAGGGCCATTGTTGCCTTCAGCGGCACCGACCCGGCCACCCTGCACAAATATCTGCCGGACCATTCAACGCCGGACTTCTCCAGCAGGAAGGAAGCGTTCCTGAACGCGGTCAGCCAGGCACAAAGATACGGGTACTCGCTGGAACGCGAAGAAAACGAACCCGGAATCGTGTGCATAGGCTTCCCGCTGATCTATGGAGGCCATCCCTCGGCCGCTATAAGCATCAGTGCCCCCGTGAGCCGGATGAAAGCCTCACGTGTCCCGCTGCTGGCCAAGACCGTCCGCGAAATTTTGGCACTCACCCTGCCCCAGGGGTTCACAGTGCCCTCGCAGATCGGGACAAAGCACGCCTAG
- a CDS encoding amidohydrolase family protein, translating into MTRNQPGTLTIRNARIFNGESRDLFEGSITIRAGRIAALGNDETAVPAAATVLDAGGRTVIPGLIDAHFHAYALSLTSARNETGPLSYSALAGVRRLEAALRRGFTSVRDVAGGDIGLANAIDEGLYPGPRYFFTGPALSQTGGHGDIRANNDGSCFHGGHMCEVVDGVDDLLRAVRHRFRTGATAVKLMTSGGVISPVDPIRVPQYSAAEIRVVTEEASRRGSYATAHAYSPEAIRHSVLNGVRCIEHGNLLDAETAQLMAEHEVFLVPTLVTYDAMDRRGTEIGLTDVGAAKNREVLNAGKEAVELARAAGVRIGFGSDLMGELEDEQLAGLRLQCEVLGVYDALRSATSTNAALLRREDLGRIAEGACADLVVLDGDPFDEPSILWDEGRARTVIKDGHIVTTGDMKEGHESSLTRAG; encoded by the coding sequence ATGACAAGAAATCAGCCGGGTACCCTGACCATCCGGAACGCCCGGATCTTTAACGGCGAATCGCGCGACCTGTTCGAAGGCTCCATCACCATCCGCGCCGGCCGTATAGCCGCCTTGGGCAACGATGAGACGGCAGTGCCCGCTGCCGCGACGGTGCTCGACGCCGGAGGCCGCACGGTGATTCCCGGGCTCATCGATGCCCACTTCCACGCCTACGCGCTCAGCCTGACCTCGGCGCGGAACGAAACGGGCCCGCTAAGCTACTCCGCCCTGGCGGGAGTACGCCGCCTTGAAGCCGCGTTGCGCCGCGGATTCACCTCGGTCCGCGACGTGGCCGGAGGAGACATCGGCCTCGCGAACGCCATCGACGAAGGCCTGTACCCCGGCCCACGGTACTTCTTCACCGGCCCCGCGCTGAGCCAGACAGGCGGCCACGGAGATATCCGCGCCAACAATGACGGAAGCTGTTTCCATGGGGGCCACATGTGCGAAGTGGTGGACGGCGTCGACGACCTGCTGCGCGCGGTGCGGCACAGGTTTCGGACCGGTGCCACGGCGGTCAAGCTCATGACGTCGGGCGGCGTCATTTCGCCCGTCGACCCGATCCGGGTTCCGCAATACAGCGCGGCGGAAATCCGCGTTGTGACAGAGGAGGCATCCCGCAGGGGCAGCTACGCTACCGCCCATGCCTACTCGCCCGAAGCCATCCGCCATTCCGTACTGAACGGGGTTCGCTGCATCGAACACGGTAACCTGCTGGATGCAGAAACCGCCCAACTCATGGCCGAACATGAGGTCTTTCTCGTACCCACGCTTGTCACCTACGATGCCATGGACCGGCGTGGAACGGAGATCGGCCTCACCGACGTGGGAGCGGCCAAGAATCGGGAAGTACTGAATGCCGGCAAGGAGGCAGTCGAACTTGCCCGGGCCGCCGGGGTCCGGATCGGTTTTGGATCTGACCTCATGGGTGAGTTGGAGGACGAGCAACTAGCGGGGCTGCGCCTTCAATGCGAAGTCTTGGGCGTGTATGACGCCCTCCGCTCCGCTACGTCAACCAACGCTGCCCTGCTGCGGCGTGAAGACCTGGGACGAATAGCAGAAGGTGCGTGTGCGGACCTCGTAGTGCTGGACGGCGATCCTTTCGATGAACCCTCAATCCTCTGGGACGAGGGCCGGGCCCGGACCGTCATCAAGGACGGGCATATCGTCACCACAGGGGACATGAAAGAAGGTCACGAGAGCTCTCTGACTCGCGCAGGCTAA
- a CDS encoding GAF domain-containing protein gives MSSQFDSFDDVYASAQDTVGVRLFTASVIADAGTSMARIFTTHPEVYPVGGRKTLTGDTNPVWLEQVVKGQQPFLGADTEAVRAFFFDSATIESLGCGAIVNVPVVSNGETIGSMNFLGPEGSYDQKSVEAAMTIARRSVRLLEEALAGNN, from the coding sequence ATGAGTTCACAGTTTGATTCCTTTGACGACGTCTACGCTTCCGCGCAGGACACCGTGGGCGTTCGTCTCTTCACGGCCTCCGTCATCGCCGACGCCGGCACCAGCATGGCACGCATCTTCACCACCCACCCCGAGGTCTACCCCGTGGGAGGCAGGAAAACACTCACCGGGGACACCAACCCGGTATGGCTGGAGCAGGTCGTCAAAGGACAGCAGCCGTTCCTGGGCGCTGACACCGAGGCAGTCCGGGCCTTCTTTTTCGACTCGGCAACCATTGAGTCGCTCGGGTGCGGGGCGATCGTCAACGTTCCGGTGGTGAGCAACGGCGAGACCATCGGTTCAATGAATTTCCTAGGGCCCGAGGGAAGCTACGACCAGAAGTCGGTGGAGGCTGCCATGACAATCGCGCGGCGCTCGGTCCGGCTGCTGGAAGAAGCCCTGGCCGGGAACAACTAG
- a CDS encoding CdaR family transcriptional regulator has translation MHRSKSVTRLDVAGLLAHGSLRGTTPLYLTPSSATIENVVLVSQLEAIQRVRPNTVVVLSPAMGAGGWLVSAALRHAWERRASAVVVAESTYSTAVIGLAERLGITLLASDEDPAGVALAMAAEIGAALSVVDAELARFARAVAKDTSLGDVLKTISNELDGVGISVEYDGVVLASAGMPLREAAEVIAVEIRGGNNAVRSTLTARVPASGVHNLQLVRSILEVAIPAVRAAWLLGDFLEASRAVPTAALAGLDQGPGSSGRAFEIEHRHLLTQLGWRPEDKYVALWIRSQAGNDPRSELTAVLRLLWRKVAARRPLAEVSGGWLALVPAENRDVSSLLEARVRTRLAETLAELGLVAGLSAWREDPPLLPAIVREARLAAESAWAAGPGTVLSFANLGVAAATTFVESDAVRLVAELALPRLMASADRDVIVAAVAAFLDHHGSVSLAAKALDLHRNTLQARLNRARELGVPLDSPAEMLSVHLILNVLRGPIRGKPNFQKPTIETRKDSP, from the coding sequence ATGCATAGGTCGAAAAGCGTCACCCGGTTGGACGTTGCAGGGCTTTTGGCCCACGGGTCCCTCCGGGGCACGACGCCGCTATATCTCACGCCCTCAAGCGCGACGATAGAAAATGTCGTTCTCGTCTCCCAGCTTGAAGCTATCCAGCGCGTACGGCCCAACACGGTCGTCGTCCTCTCCCCCGCGATGGGAGCCGGCGGCTGGCTGGTATCAGCGGCGCTACGGCACGCGTGGGAACGGAGGGCCAGCGCCGTCGTCGTCGCCGAAAGCACCTACTCCACTGCCGTCATCGGCCTGGCCGAGCGGCTTGGCATCACGCTGCTGGCCTCCGACGAGGACCCGGCCGGCGTCGCTTTGGCAATGGCGGCTGAAATCGGTGCCGCCTTGTCCGTTGTTGACGCGGAACTGGCCCGCTTCGCGCGCGCGGTCGCAAAAGACACCTCCCTTGGCGATGTACTTAAAACCATTTCCAACGAACTCGACGGCGTGGGCATCTCGGTGGAGTACGACGGCGTTGTCTTGGCCTCTGCCGGAATGCCCCTGCGGGAAGCGGCCGAAGTCATCGCGGTGGAAATACGCGGTGGGAACAACGCCGTCCGCTCGACTCTGACAGCCCGCGTTCCCGCATCCGGCGTCCACAACCTGCAGCTGGTCCGTTCGATCCTTGAGGTCGCCATCCCTGCGGTCAGGGCTGCCTGGCTGTTGGGCGACTTCCTCGAGGCCTCGCGCGCTGTCCCCACCGCCGCACTCGCCGGACTGGACCAAGGCCCCGGTTCCTCCGGCCGCGCGTTCGAAATAGAACACCGGCACCTGCTGACCCAACTGGGTTGGCGGCCGGAGGATAAGTACGTCGCCCTGTGGATCCGGAGCCAAGCAGGGAACGACCCCCGTTCCGAGCTGACGGCCGTGCTGCGCCTGCTATGGCGGAAGGTGGCAGCACGCCGCCCCCTGGCTGAAGTCAGCGGCGGCTGGCTTGCACTCGTGCCGGCCGAAAACCGCGACGTCTCGTCACTGCTGGAAGCCCGGGTCAGGACACGTCTCGCCGAGACTCTTGCCGAGCTTGGGCTTGTTGCCGGACTCTCAGCCTGGCGCGAGGACCCGCCCTTACTTCCAGCCATCGTGCGCGAGGCACGCCTGGCCGCCGAATCCGCTTGGGCAGCGGGGCCGGGCACGGTTCTGTCCTTCGCCAACCTCGGGGTGGCGGCGGCCACGACTTTCGTCGAGTCGGACGCCGTCAGGCTCGTGGCCGAGCTCGCACTGCCGCGGTTGATGGCCAGCGCCGACCGGGATGTGATTGTTGCGGCGGTGGCCGCCTTCCTGGACCACCACGGATCTGTGAGCCTCGCAGCGAAAGCACTGGACCTGCACCGGAACACACTCCAGGCCAGGCTCAACCGGGCCCGCGAGCTTGGTGTCCCGCTCGACAGCCCGGCGGAGATGTTGTCCGTCCATCTCATCCTCAATGTGCTGCGCGGGCCGATCCGCGGTAAACCAAACTTCCAAAAACCCACCATCGAAACCAGAAAGGACTCCCCATGA
- a CDS encoding DUF917 domain-containing protein has protein sequence MSTRITADDVRCLRTGAHFLACAIDPTAIYVYTDMILRAMEHQPLELAAIDELAPDDLVVAVGMVTQGLFIADMPPVGDEFISCISAIEAGLGRRVRAIYPLAAANINGIIPLMVGLQSSLPVIDSDPMGRVFPLISQTTLNMGGVAISPIAMTGVTGERALVEANNPQRAETLVRALVTELGGWAATAMYPCTAAQLKEHGVHGSVSRMIRIGQILDAETSVERKFQMLAELLGATRVARARVSHIEGLSRPTDLGLPAQPSSVTLEDESTGQIVRLEIQNEILLVLVDGAIAAAVPDMVTLLNSEHGTVASPDDLRVGNVVDVLKYPAAAQWYSPAGLDLTEPKAFGIPLRHPRRGHA, from the coding sequence ATGAGCACCCGGATCACGGCGGACGATGTCCGGTGCCTCAGGACAGGAGCGCACTTTCTGGCCTGCGCCATCGACCCGACGGCCATCTACGTCTACACGGACATGATTTTGCGGGCCATGGAGCACCAGCCCTTGGAGCTCGCCGCCATCGACGAACTCGCCCCTGACGACTTGGTCGTGGCAGTCGGAATGGTGACGCAGGGCCTCTTCATAGCCGACATGCCTCCAGTCGGTGACGAGTTCATTAGTTGCATCAGTGCCATAGAAGCGGGCCTCGGCAGGAGGGTCCGGGCAATTTATCCACTCGCTGCCGCCAACATCAACGGAATCATTCCGCTCATGGTCGGGCTGCAGTCCTCACTGCCCGTGATCGACTCCGACCCGATGGGCCGGGTCTTTCCCCTGATCAGCCAAACAACCCTCAACATGGGCGGGGTCGCTATCAGCCCGATCGCCATGACGGGAGTTACGGGAGAACGCGCTCTCGTGGAAGCCAACAATCCGCAGCGGGCCGAGACTCTGGTGCGCGCACTCGTCACCGAACTAGGCGGCTGGGCCGCCACGGCCATGTATCCCTGCACTGCCGCACAGCTGAAGGAACATGGCGTCCACGGGTCCGTCAGCCGGATGATCCGAATAGGCCAAATCTTGGATGCGGAAACGTCGGTCGAGCGAAAGTTCCAGATGCTCGCGGAACTTCTCGGTGCCACGCGCGTCGCCCGCGCCCGCGTGAGCCACATCGAAGGCCTCTCCCGGCCCACGGACCTCGGGCTACCGGCACAGCCGTCGAGCGTGACCCTCGAGGACGAAAGCACCGGCCAGATCGTCCGGCTGGAGATCCAGAATGAGATTCTCCTGGTCCTGGTCGATGGTGCCATAGCGGCGGCCGTCCCCGACATGGTGACGCTGCTGAACTCCGAGCATGGCACGGTGGCCAGCCCCGACGACTTACGCGTGGGCAACGTCGTGGACGTCCTCAAATACCCCGCTGCAGCCCAGTGGTATTCGCCGGCCGGCCTTGACCTCACCGAGCCAAAGGCGTTTGGCATTCCCCTCCGGCACCCAAGGCGGGGTCATGCATAG